The following proteins come from a genomic window of Malus sylvestris chromosome 4, drMalSylv7.2, whole genome shotgun sequence:
- the LOC126618825 gene encoding 15-cis-zeta-carotene isomerase, chloroplastic: protein MASSSSTFVLSTLFSSCPPQSLNPDKPKTPSLSSTRQTLKASTFLKSNQQPTFHPIPRNQIHLSRKFRTFITVRDGSDGDGDEQPVVGEDSAEFVLSKQKLSSWIYFTAILGTVLFILNVAWLDNSTGLGKPFVDAVSELSDSPEVVMLILILIFAIFHSGLASLRDTGEKLIGERAFRVLFAGTSLPLAVTTVVFFINHRYDGLQLWDVKNVFGVHELVWLSNFVSFLFLYPSTFNLLEVAAVDKPKMHLWETGIMRITRHPQLAGQVIWCVAHTIWIGNSVAVAASLGLIGHHLFGAWNGDRRLAIRYGEAFEVVKKRTSIIPFAAILDGRQKLPKDYYKEFIRLPYLSITALTLGAYFAHPLMQAASFRLHW from the exons atggcctcctcctcctccacgtTTGTCCTCTCAACCCTCTTCTCTTCCTGTCCTCCCCAATCCCTAAACCCAGACAAGCCCAAGACCCCCTCCCTCTCATCCACCCGCCAAACCCTCAAAGCTTCCACCTTTCTGAAATCCAACCAACAACCCACTTTCCACCCCATCCCTCGCAACCAAATTCACTTGTCCCGCAAATTTCGCACCTTCATCACCGTCAGAGACGGCAGCGACGGCGACGGCGACGAGCAGCCGGTGGTGGGGGAGGACTCGGCTGAGTTTGTGTTGTCGAAGCAGAAGCTGTCCTCGTGGATTTATTTCACTGCAATTCTGGGTACTGTTCTGTTCATACTCAATGTGGCTTGGCTGGATAATTCCACCGGACTCGGAAAGCCCTTCGTCGACGCGGTTTCGGAACTTTCCGATAGCCCTgag GTTGTGATGTTGATCCTGATTCTAATATTTGCCATTTTCCATAGTGGTTTGGCTAGTCTACGTGACACAGGTGAGAAACTTATTGGTGAACGTGCTTTCCGTGTTTTGTTTGCGGGGACATCTTTACCACTGGCTGTTACAACTGTT GTGTTCTTTATTAACCACAGGTACGATGGACTACAGTTATGGGATGTGAAGAATGTATTTGGTGTCCATGAACTTGTGTGGCTCTCAAATTTCGTTTCGTTCTTATTCCTTTATCCCTCAACTTTCAATCTACTAGAGGTAGCAGCCGTTGACAAGCCCAAAATGCATCTTTGGGAAACCGGGATTATGAGAATAACCAGGCATCCACAG CTGGCCGGACAGGTAATATGGTGCGTGGCTCACACGATTTGGATAGGGAACTCGGTGGCGGTGGCAGCTTCTCTTGGTTTAATCGGACACCACCTGTTTGGTGCTTGGAATGGTGACAGGAGATTAGCTATAAGATACGGGGAGGCCTTTGAAGTTGTGAAGAAACGAACAAGTATCATACCATTTGCAGCGATTCTTGATGGCCGACAAAAGTTGCCCAAAGATTACTACAAGGAATTTATTCGGTTGCCATATTTGTCAATCACTGCGTTGACGTTAGGTGCATACTTTGCACACCCCCTTATGCAGGCAGCCAGTTTTCGGCTCCATTGGTAG
- the LOC126617987 gene encoding CRIB domain-containing protein RIC4-like, whose protein sequence is MVCKSPNKTKKLRLCSFVFEGMRDRMERFAVLPFGIGCASQSSVAIGAAASADHKQRKPKAPPPHTANDPKAQGEKMKNGTFHFLTLKRTQISSGMQRLIRSIKSLSQIFVYKEEIEEEEEEGEMEIGLPTDVKHVTHIGLDGSATTNTTANPLKASSWENNFNTPEILSFPSISLKQFELAMAAQTTHQPQQQQQQLVVDLKTLEDPKDLS, encoded by the exons ATGGTTTGTAAGTCccccaacaaaacaaaaaagcttaggctttgtagttttgtGTTCGAAGGGATGAGGGATCGAATGGAGAGATTTGCTGTTCTTCCTTTTGGCATTGGCTGCGCTTCTCAGTCCAGCGTCGCTATTGGCGCAGCAGCAAGTGCTGATCATAAACAAAGAAAACCTAAAGCACCACCTCCACATACAGCaa ATGATCCAAAAGCACAAggagaaaaaatgaagaatggTACTTTTCACTTCCTGACTCTTAAGAGGACTCAAATATCCAGTGGGATGCAGAGATTGATCAGAAGCATAAAAAGCTTATCCCAAATATTCG TTTACAAGGAAGagattgaggaggaggaggaggaaggagagaTGGAAATTGGATTGCCGACGGACGTGAAGCATGTGACACACATAGGACTGGATGGGTCTGCAACTACCAATACCACCGCAAACCCCTTAAAAGCTAGCAGCTGGGAAAATAATTTCAACACTCCAGAAATACTTTCTTTCCCTTCTATATCTTTAAAGCAGTTTGAGCTTGCCATGGCTGCACAGACCACCCACCAAcctcagcagcagcagcagcagctcgTTGTTGATCTCAAGACGCTCGAAGATCCCAAAGATCTTAGCTAG
- the LOC126618824 gene encoding probable protein phosphatase 2C 33 translates to MVGLECFLDVVRALGMGSCLSADGSAAAYGSVPSSDSKRRRRRVAAISSPSSTTPTADNVEMWLHRVHDRMFLNGSSDFTSLFSKQGKKGVNQDAMIAWENFGSADTTFCGVFDGHGPFGHMVAKKVRDALPLRLTSQWVLNGNATNGPADDSSEAAACHEGKDEERCDFFMTLKDSFLKAFKVMDKELKLHPRIDCYCSGTTAVTLVKQGQDLVIANVGDSRAVLGTRDKDGSLVAVQLTVDLKPNLPREAERIRLCKGRVFALQNEPEITRVWLPNCNSPGLAMARAFGDFCLKDFGLISVPDISYRRLTEKDEFVVLATDGIWDVLTNEEVVDIVALAPRPSAARTLVESATRAWRLKYPYAKVDDCAVVCLFLNSSTSNTTSHFSPTGEEMSSGKSLQYPEGS, encoded by the exons ATGGTGGGGCTGGAGTGCTTTCTGGACGTCGTCAGGGCCCTCGGCATGGGCTCCTGCCTCTCTGCTGATGGCAGCGCTGCCGCCTACGGCTCCGTCCCTTCATCCGACAGCAAGAGGCGGAGGAGGAGGGTGGCTGCGATCTCCTCCCCGTCCTCAACGACGCCGACAGCCGATAACGTGGAGATGTGGCTGCACAGAGTCCATGACAGGATGTTCTTGAATGGGTCCTCTGATTTTACTTCCTTGTTCAGCAAGCAAGGCAAAAAAGGGGTCAATCAGGACGCCATGATTGCTTGGGAG AATTTCGGTTCGGCGGATACCACTTTCTGTGGTGTTTTTGATGGGCATGGTCCTTTTGGCCATATGGTTGCAAAGAAGGTGAGGGATGCTCTACCTTTGCGGCTGACTTCACAGTGGGTATTGAATGGTAACGCCACGAACGGGCCTGCTGATGATTCGAGCGAGGCCGCTGCATGTCACGAAGGCAAGGATGAGGAGCGCTGTGATTTTTTTATGACATTGAAAGATTCATTTTTGAAGGCTTTTAAGGTCATGGACAAGGAGCTCAAATTGCACCCTCGTATTGATTGTTATTGCAGCGGGACAACTGCTGTCACCTTGGTCAAGCAG GGTCAGGATCTTGTTATTGCAAATGTTGGGGACTCTAGAGCTGTATTGGGCACAAGAGATAAAGATGGTTCCCTCGTTGCTGTTCAGTTGACTGTAGACCTCAAACCAAATCTTCCAA GGGAAGCAGAGAGGATCAGGCTATGCAAAGGACGAGTATTTGCTCTCCAAAATGAGCCTGAGATCACTCGAGTTTGGTTGCCCAACTGTAATTCACCTGGCCTTGCCATGGCACGGGCTTTTGGAGATTTCTGCCTAAAGGACTTTGGCTTAATCTCTGTTCCTGATATATCTTATCGTCGCCTCACTGAGAAGGATGAATTTGTAGTGTTAGCTACGGATGGG ATATGGGATGTCCTCACAAATGAGGAAGTGGTGGATATAGTAGCATTAGCTCCACGACCATCTGCTGCTCGAACCCTGGTAGAGTCAGCAACTCGTGCTTGGAGGTTAAAATATCCGTATGCCAAGGTTGATGATTGTGCTGTGGTCTGCCTCTTCCTCAACTCCAGTACCTCAAACACTACTTCCCATTTCTCGCCAACTGGAGAGGAAATGAGCTCTGGAAAATCGCTGCAGTATCCGGAAGGGAGTTAG